One Oryzomonas sagensis DNA segment encodes these proteins:
- a CDS encoding DUF3373 domain-containing protein: MLSMLLVGLIAGMSLPLSAQAADEELLQKVDKLYKEIETLKGSVKKVEDKSIGRWLTIGGDYRFRYDYLSGRTKPFTDVNATFNNAQSQMQSNFFSASASGAPVNGYSAAQWAGALSQMMTFSQQMAQVKTYNQANAFLGANQALLGSLQNFAVQVPSYKPENATLYTNRLGLDLHAKATKDVTVNTRLVMYKVFGSQDDQAVTNGNSAPYFADRVGVFDGTLGHVPSNSYLDVDRAYATWSNIADQPLWFSVGRRPSTNGAPSNLRLNNERPGNGGTPSLLVDYAFDGMTLGYAPDIEMLPGAYAKVCYGRGFESGFRSTPTNSVADTDMLGIAVIPVDTDPLRVWLQWNRGFNIFDAPSMSNTYFGNTAPKTNLGDIDWWGAGAMSTLKKVGPGDLNFFTDAALSVTHPNSNVSSQFGFQGLMTGAFFNPEAPTSKTGWAVSAGVRYDLPSKTKLGFEYNHGSKNWITFAPAADDMWTSKVGTRGNVYEGYVIQELNLKPISSYFSKTFFRVGYQFYDFEYTGSNNWVGAPVKISDVKGQMMTTTPLEYAHNVYATFEVHF; the protein is encoded by the coding sequence ATGTTGTCCATGCTTTTGGTCGGGTTGATTGCAGGGATGAGTCTTCCCCTCTCGGCGCAGGCTGCCGATGAGGAGCTGCTGCAAAAGGTCGACAAGCTGTACAAGGAGATTGAAACCCTGAAGGGCTCGGTCAAGAAGGTGGAGGACAAATCCATCGGCAGATGGCTGACCATCGGCGGAGATTACCGTTTCAGGTACGATTATCTGAGTGGCCGCACCAAACCGTTCACCGATGTGAACGCCACCTTCAACAACGCCCAGAGCCAGATGCAGTCAAATTTTTTCTCTGCAAGCGCTTCGGGGGCTCCTGTTAATGGTTATTCCGCAGCCCAGTGGGCTGGGGCCCTTTCCCAGATGATGACGTTTTCACAACAGATGGCGCAGGTAAAGACGTATAATCAGGCCAATGCGTTTCTGGGTGCTAATCAGGCCCTGTTGGGTTCCCTGCAAAACTTTGCCGTACAGGTCCCTTCCTACAAGCCGGAAAACGCCACCCTCTATACCAACCGGCTCGGCCTGGACCTCCACGCCAAGGCCACCAAGGACGTTACGGTCAATACCCGCCTCGTCATGTACAAGGTCTTCGGTTCCCAGGATGACCAAGCCGTCACCAACGGCAACTCCGCTCCCTATTTTGCCGACCGCGTCGGCGTGTTCGACGGCACCCTCGGCCATGTCCCCTCCAACAGCTATCTGGATGTGGACCGGGCTTACGCCACCTGGAGCAATATCGCCGATCAGCCGCTCTGGTTCTCGGTCGGCCGTCGTCCCTCCACCAATGGCGCCCCCAGCAACCTGCGCCTCAACAACGAGCGCCCCGGCAATGGCGGCACCCCGTCGCTCCTGGTGGATTACGCCTTTGACGGTATGACCCTCGGCTATGCCCCGGACATCGAAATGCTTCCCGGCGCCTATGCCAAGGTGTGTTACGGCCGCGGCTTCGAGAGCGGCTTCCGTTCGACCCCCACCAACTCCGTCGCCGATACCGACATGCTCGGCATCGCCGTGATCCCGGTCGACACCGACCCGCTGCGCGTCTGGCTGCAGTGGAACCGCGGTTTCAATATCTTCGACGCCCCGAGCATGAGCAACACCTACTTCGGCAACACCGCTCCGAAAACCAACCTGGGCGATATCGACTGGTGGGGCGCCGGCGCCATGAGCACGCTCAAGAAGGTCGGCCCGGGCGATCTGAACTTCTTCACCGACGCGGCACTGAGCGTAACCCACCCCAACAGCAATGTTTCCTCGCAATTCGGCTTCCAGGGCCTCATGACCGGCGCCTTCTTCAATCCGGAAGCGCCGACCAGCAAGACCGGCTGGGCCGTATCCGCCGGCGTCCGGTACGACCTGCCGTCAAAGACCAAGCTGGGCTTCGAGTACAACCACGGCTCCAAGAACTGGATTACCTTTGCCCCTGCCGCCGACGACATGTGGACCTCGAAGGTCGGAACCCGCGGCAACGTGTATGAAGGGTACGTCATCCAGGAGTTGAACCTGAAACCGATCTCTTCCTACTTCAGCAAGACCTTTTTCCGCGTAGGCTACCAGTTCTATGACTTCGAATACACCGGCAGCAACAACTGGGTCGGCGCACCGGTCAAGATCTCCGATGTAAAGGGCCAGATGATGACCACCACCCCGCTGGAATACGCGCACAACGTGTATGCAACCTTCGAGGTGCATTTCTAG
- a CDS encoding RNA-binding S4 domain-containing protein → MSFQITSEHIKLDSFLKAVNVVGSGGEAKLIIGEGHVRVNGAVELRRGRKLRPGDRVELDGHAFLVE, encoded by the coding sequence ATGTCGTTTCAGATTACGAGTGAGCACATCAAGCTGGACAGTTTTCTCAAGGCGGTCAATGTCGTCGGTTCTGGCGGAGAGGCAAAGCTGATCATTGGGGAGGGGCATGTGCGGGTAAACGGTGCCGTCGAATTGCGCCGGGGTCGCAAGCTCCGTCCCGGCGACCGGGTAGAACTGGATGGCCATGCCTTTCTGGTGGAGTGA
- the hemE gene encoding uroporphyrinogen decarboxylase: MNTRFLDACWGKPVDRTPVWLMRQAGRYLPEYMAVRSKCTFLELCKTPELAAEVSIQPVDILGVDAAIMFSDILTPVEPMGMKLDFVPGPVFEHPIRSMADVDRLRIPQMEQDVPYVLETIKILRRELANKVPLIGFGGAPFTLACYMVEGKGSKDFAQIKRMMYSAPDVYAALMEKVTMMDMEYLNAQIKAGAQAIQIFDTWGGILAPSDYETYVLPYTTKLINGLNRTETPVIHFVKGAGAMLDSVKKAGGDVMGLDWHVNLGAARDLLGQGMAVQGNLDPTVLYAPKKVIEAEVKRVLDENAGRPGHIFNLGHGILPTVPPENAIHMVECVHRLSQRAAH, encoded by the coding sequence ATGAACACACGTTTTCTCGATGCTTGTTGGGGTAAGCCGGTGGACCGTACGCCGGTCTGGCTGATGCGCCAAGCGGGCCGCTACCTGCCGGAATACATGGCGGTGCGCTCGAAATGCACCTTCCTCGAATTGTGCAAAACCCCGGAGCTTGCGGCCGAGGTGAGCATTCAACCGGTGGACATCCTGGGTGTCGACGCCGCCATCATGTTTTCCGACATCCTCACGCCGGTGGAACCGATGGGGATGAAGCTGGATTTCGTGCCGGGACCGGTTTTCGAACACCCCATCAGAAGCATGGCCGACGTGGACCGGCTCCGCATCCCGCAGATGGAGCAGGACGTGCCCTATGTTCTGGAGACCATCAAGATCCTCCGTCGTGAACTGGCCAACAAGGTGCCGTTGATCGGTTTCGGCGGTGCCCCCTTTACCCTGGCCTGCTACATGGTGGAGGGCAAAGGCTCCAAGGATTTCGCCCAGATCAAGCGCATGATGTACTCTGCGCCCGATGTCTATGCGGCCCTCATGGAAAAGGTCACCATGATGGACATGGAGTATCTCAACGCCCAGATCAAGGCCGGAGCCCAGGCCATCCAGATCTTCGACACCTGGGGCGGCATCCTGGCGCCGTCGGATTACGAGACCTATGTCCTCCCCTATACCACCAAACTGATCAACGGCCTCAACCGGACGGAGACGCCGGTGATCCACTTCGTCAAGGGTGCCGGCGCCATGCTGGACTCGGTCAAGAAGGCCGGCGGCGACGTGATGGGGCTGGATTGGCACGTCAATCTGGGCGCGGCGCGCGATCTGCTCGGCCAGGGGATGGCGGTGCAGGGAAACCTGGACCCCACCGTGCTCTACGCGCCGAAAAAGGTCATCGAGGCGGAGGTCAAGCGGGTTCTGGACGAAAACGCCGGCCGGCCGGGGCATATCTTCAACCTGGGACACGGCATCCTGCCGACGGTCCCCCCCGAGAACGCCATCCATATGGTCGAGTGCGTACACCGGCTGTCGCAAAGAGCGGCACATTAA
- a CDS encoding VOC family protein, whose amino-acid sequence MTVSMKNVVIFVTDLAKAKRFYVELLGLPVAGQSEMVMEFFPGTPTTLGVSLALHEDARRLVGRHTGITLRVEGIEALCESLRAGGVTFVEPLESSPWGKMAVVADFDGNQFALVDR is encoded by the coding sequence ATGACCGTATCGATGAAAAACGTGGTTATCTTCGTCACCGACCTGGCCAAGGCCAAGAGGTTCTATGTCGAACTGCTCGGCCTGCCGGTTGCCGGGCAGAGCGAGATGGTGATGGAGTTCTTTCCCGGCACGCCGACCACCCTCGGCGTATCGTTGGCGCTCCACGAAGATGCCCGCAGGCTGGTGGGACGCCATACCGGCATCACCCTGCGGGTCGAGGGGATCGAGGCGCTGTGCGAATCCCTGCGGGCCGGCGGCGTTACCTTCGTGGAACCGCTGGAGTCGAGCCCGTGGGGCAAGATGGCGGTGGTCGCCGACTTTGACGGGAACCAGTTCGCCCTGGTGGATCGCTGA
- a CDS encoding WbuC family cupin fold metalloprotein yields the protein MKIVTAELLRQLSEQACTSPRLRKNHNIHRCDESRCHRLLNAVEPASYIRPHRHLDPEKDEAFILMNGKLGIVTFAADGTIAETVLLSRDQGNLAADIPAGTYHTAVSLEPGTVFYEAKAGPYLPLGDAEKAAWAPGDDEPGATAYLERLRGLFPG from the coding sequence ATGAAGATCGTAACCGCCGAACTGTTGCGCCAGCTTTCCGAACAAGCCTGCACCTCCCCCCGTCTGCGCAAGAATCACAACATCCATCGCTGCGACGAATCCCGTTGCCATCGCCTCCTGAATGCCGTTGAACCGGCCTCGTACATTCGCCCCCACCGTCACCTGGACCCGGAAAAGGATGAGGCCTTCATCCTGATGAACGGCAAGCTGGGCATTGTCACGTTCGCCGCCGACGGGACCATTGCGGAGACGGTTCTGCTCTCGCGGGACCAGGGCAACCTTGCCGCCGACATCCCCGCGGGCACCTATCATACGGCGGTGAGCCTCGAGCCGGGAACGGTCTTCTACGAGGCCAAGGCCGGGCCTTACCTGCCGCTCGGCGATGCCGAGAAGGCGGCGTGGGCGCCCGGCGATGACGAGCCCGGAGCAACGGCGTACCTGGAGCGGCTGCGGGGACTCTTTCCGGGGTGA
- a CDS encoding pyridoxal phosphate-dependent aminotransferase: protein MRIDLVSPGTGELTYEIRNIVNVAEKLQKYGVKINWENIGDPIVKGEVIPGWMKEIVANAAADDATWGYCHTRGVLETREFICDMTNRRGGARITPEDIIFFNGLGDAIAKIYGCLRPEARVLMPSPSYTTHTLGEIGHAHAAPALFRLKPEENWYPDLDDLRNHIKYNPNICAIMIINPDNPTGMVYTEKTLREIVAVAKEHNLFIIADEVYTNIVYNGETAVPISDVIGDVPAISLRGISKEFPWPGSRCGWIEVYNGHDDPQFQKYVNLILTSKMNEVCSTTLPQTVIPAIMQHAGYAGYLAERIASYEKMSNITYDFLKEVPQLQVNRTNGAFYMAVAFKAGLLTNRQSIPIANSEVRDLVNGLVNQPGVSPDKRFVYHILAATGICVVPLSSFSTPLQGFRVTLLEKDENECRRIYSTLAEKIGEYLAS, encoded by the coding sequence ATGCGTATCGATCTGGTAAGCCCCGGAACGGGGGAGTTGACCTACGAGATCCGCAATATTGTCAATGTGGCTGAAAAACTGCAAAAGTACGGCGTGAAGATCAACTGGGAGAATATCGGCGATCCGATCGTCAAGGGGGAGGTCATCCCTGGCTGGATGAAGGAGATCGTGGCCAATGCGGCCGCGGACGACGCCACCTGGGGCTATTGCCACACCCGCGGCGTACTGGAAACCCGCGAGTTCATCTGCGACATGACCAACCGGCGCGGGGGGGCCCGGATCACCCCGGAGGACATCATCTTCTTCAACGGCCTGGGGGATGCCATTGCCAAAATCTATGGCTGTCTGCGCCCCGAGGCCCGCGTGCTGATGCCGTCCCCCTCCTACACAACCCATACCCTGGGGGAGATCGGCCATGCCCATGCCGCCCCGGCCCTTTTCCGGCTCAAACCCGAGGAAAACTGGTATCCCGACCTGGATGACCTGCGCAACCATATCAAGTATAATCCCAACATCTGCGCCATCATGATCATCAACCCCGACAATCCCACCGGCATGGTCTATACCGAGAAGACGCTGCGCGAGATCGTGGCGGTGGCCAAAGAGCACAACCTGTTCATCATTGCCGACGAGGTCTACACGAACATCGTGTATAACGGCGAAACCGCCGTTCCCATCAGCGATGTGATCGGCGACGTCCCGGCCATCTCGTTGCGGGGGATCTCCAAGGAATTCCCCTGGCCAGGGTCGCGTTGCGGCTGGATCGAGGTGTATAACGGCCACGACGACCCGCAGTTCCAGAAGTACGTCAACCTGATCCTGACCAGCAAGATGAACGAGGTCTGCTCCACGACCCTGCCCCAGACCGTCATCCCCGCCATCATGCAGCATGCCGGCTACGCCGGGTACCTGGCGGAGCGCATCGCCAGCTACGAGAAGATGAGCAACATCACCTACGATTTTCTCAAAGAGGTGCCCCAACTCCAGGTCAACCGCACCAACGGCGCATTCTACATGGCCGTGGCGTTCAAGGCGGGGCTCTTGACCAACCGCCAGTCGATCCCCATCGCCAACAGCGAGGTGCGCGACCTGGTAAACGGCCTGGTCAACCAGCCCGGCGTCTCCCCGGACAAGCGTTTCGTCTACCACATCCTCGCGGCGACCGGCATCTGCGTGGTGCCGCTCTCCTCGTTCTCCACACCGTTGCAGGGCTTCCGCGTCACCCTGCTGGAGAAGGACGAGAACGAGTGCCGCCGGATCTACAGCACGCTGGCGGAGAAGATCGGCGAATACCTGGCGTCGTAA
- a CDS encoding zeta toxin family protein codes for MNDKPKIVIIAGPNGAGKTTFAREFLPHEANCPDFINADLIAAGLSPFRPEAAAFRAGRLMLEEMHEKILNNKSFAFETTLSGRTYVKLLRECRNRGYHVLLVFLSLPTDDMAVARVAARVAQGGHNVPEADIRRRFGVGLKNFHEVYKEAVDGWTMYDNSGNIPRVIERGENR; via the coding sequence ATGAACGACAAACCGAAAATCGTCATCATCGCCGGACCCAACGGAGCAGGTAAAACAACCTTTGCCCGTGAATTCCTCCCCCATGAGGCGAACTGCCCCGATTTCATCAATGCCGACCTGATTGCCGCAGGGCTTTCGCCGTTCAGACCGGAAGCGGCAGCATTTCGGGCCGGCCGTCTGATGCTGGAAGAGATGCACGAGAAAATCCTCAACAACAAGAGCTTTGCCTTTGAGACAACGCTGAGCGGCCGCACGTATGTAAAGCTGCTGCGGGAATGTCGCAATCGGGGCTACCATGTTTTGCTGGTCTTTTTAAGCCTGCCGACGGATGACATGGCGGTGGCGCGGGTAGCGGCCCGTGTGGCGCAAGGGGGCCACAACGTGCCGGAGGCCGATATCCGCAGACGATTCGGCGTGGGGCTGAAAAACTTCCATGAAGTTTACAAGGAGGCCGTTGATGGATGGACGATGTACGACAACTCTGGTAATATACCCAGAGTGATCGAGCGAGGAGAAAACAGATGA
- a CDS encoding twin-arginine translocase TatA/TatE family subunit, which translates to MFGFGMPELIIILVIVLVVFGAGKLPEIGGALGKSIRNFKKASEGKDEIEIKPKKDGEDDKKA; encoded by the coding sequence ATGTTTGGATTTGGCATGCCCGAACTGATAATCATATTAGTCATCGTTCTGGTCGTATTCGGTGCAGGGAAACTTCCCGAAATCGGGGGCGCACTGGGCAAGAGCATCCGCAATTTCAAAAAAGCGTCCGAAGGGAAGGACGAGATCGAGATCAAGCCCAAGAAGGACGGCGAGGACGACAAAAAAGCCTGA
- a CDS encoding methyl-accepting chemotaxis protein → MANERQASLSALNSKMVAVSLGIAIVAAGGLMAAGGGGIPAIAAVVVTALFSSLACARIFAGGVAAARLEQLAVVEKLGLSGEVSGYVEENDDLRSLLSRSGFIMAVLDARLREHRQLLAQIVAAEENLKVVMHSLSISDEKELVQVRDAVAAMESMDGAFATVIGDIDELSGRSAEQETLSTKMSTTTDGIADNINQYSSFVIETSSSIEQMVRAIREIADNIRGLSASTEETVSSINQISVSQAKVRNNAERGALASENVREQAQSGLRNMAATLRAMQEIEKSNVESFDAINRLSRYSARVGEFLNVIQEVVEQTKLLSLNASIIAAQAGVRGRAFAVVAEEVRSLASRTSASTREIEELVRNIQKETAAVQRSVTQGKDKVKEGVKISSLANEALVKIEKSADEASHMVARIAAEAAEQTVGIQRITEEAEKNLERVQQITLSTENQQDGANLIVRNLEHMRDLAHRINMTAQEQAKENRLYLQGVIEHNERTKGLKENVYHQLVVAEKAVEAVCKVDDMISANTVETRKILGAVTALTRVIDLHRGEAGAEAGEGEEAVRYE, encoded by the coding sequence ATGGCAAACGAACGGCAGGCAAGCTTGTCGGCACTCAACAGCAAGATGGTGGCCGTTTCGCTGGGTATAGCGATCGTGGCGGCGGGCGGCCTGATGGCGGCCGGAGGCGGCGGTATCCCGGCCATTGCCGCTGTCGTCGTTACGGCGCTCTTCAGTTCGCTGGCGTGTGCCAGAATCTTTGCCGGGGGCGTTGCCGCCGCCCGCCTCGAACAACTCGCCGTGGTGGAAAAGCTCGGTTTGTCCGGTGAGGTATCCGGCTATGTGGAAGAAAACGACGACCTGAGATCCTTGCTGTCCCGCAGCGGCTTTATCATGGCGGTGCTGGACGCACGGCTGCGCGAGCATCGGCAGCTTCTGGCCCAGATCGTTGCGGCGGAGGAAAACCTCAAGGTCGTCATGCACAGCCTGTCGATCAGCGACGAGAAGGAGCTTGTCCAGGTGCGCGATGCCGTGGCCGCCATGGAGAGTATGGACGGCGCCTTTGCCACGGTTATCGGCGATATCGACGAACTGTCGGGGCGCAGCGCCGAGCAGGAAACCCTGTCGACCAAGATGAGTACGACCACCGACGGTATTGCCGACAATATCAATCAGTACTCCAGTTTTGTCATCGAGACCTCCAGCTCCATCGAGCAGATGGTCCGCGCCATCCGGGAGATCGCCGACAACATCCGTGGCCTGTCCGCCTCGACCGAAGAAACCGTGTCCTCCATCAACCAGATCAGCGTTTCCCAGGCCAAGGTGCGCAACAATGCCGAGCGCGGCGCCCTTGCCTCCGAAAACGTCCGCGAACAGGCCCAGAGCGGCTTGCGGAACATGGCCGCCACGCTGCGGGCAATGCAGGAGATTGAAAAGAGCAACGTGGAGTCCTTCGATGCCATCAACCGGCTCTCACGGTATTCGGCCCGTGTGGGCGAGTTCCTCAACGTCATCCAGGAGGTGGTGGAGCAGACCAAGCTCCTCTCCCTGAACGCCTCGATCATTGCCGCCCAGGCGGGCGTGCGGGGGCGGGCGTTTGCCGTCGTCGCCGAGGAGGTCCGTTCCCTTGCCTCCCGCACATCGGCCTCCACGCGGGAGATCGAGGAGTTGGTGCGCAATATCCAGAAGGAAACCGCCGCGGTGCAGCGTTCGGTGACCCAGGGGAAAGACAAGGTCAAGGAGGGGGTGAAGATATCCTCTCTGGCCAACGAAGCGCTGGTGAAGATCGAGAAGAGCGCCGACGAGGCCTCCCACATGGTGGCACGGATTGCCGCCGAAGCGGCGGAGCAGACGGTCGGCATCCAGCGTATCACCGAAGAGGCCGAGAAGAACCTCGAACGGGTCCAGCAGATCACCCTGAGCACGGAGAACCAACAGGACGGGGCCAACCTGATCGTCAGAAATCTGGAGCACATGCGGGATCTGGCCCATCGCATCAATATGACGGCCCAGGAGCAGGCCAAGGAGAACCGCCTGTATCTGCAGGGCGTCATTGAGCACAACGAGCGGACCAAGGGGCTGAAGGAAAACGTTTACCACCAGCTGGTCGTCGCGGAAAAGGCGGTAGAAGCCGTGTGCAAGGTGGACGACATGATCTCGGCCAATACCGTAGAAACCCGGAAGATCCTGGGGGCTGTCACGGCTTTGACGCGCGTGATCGACCTGCACCGCGGCGAGGCGGGCGCCGAAGCGGGTGAAGGTGAGGAGGCGGTCCGCTATGAATAG
- a CDS encoding DUF3187 family protein has translation MNRMLPVSLLLLLAMAGPAAAEDMEITPFRTVNQSPLVQIFGLPPQSEATVAPSGKTVVSLVQDVASDYTVSSTSREQIHLDGESYRWTLAARHGFGGRFDAGFEIPYVLYGGGFLDSFIIEWHKFFGLPQGGRTSAPKGRLLFSYTKDGVQKLKMDHADSGLGDISLTGGMQLYEARDGESHDSLALRASLKLPSGDSNSLRGSGSTDATLALCGSMNNFTEWGSLGVFGSLGGMAMSDGDVLRDQQQHLVGFGTVGLGWGPWSRVSFKFQLNAHTAFYRGSTLDELSKPSLMLVSGGAIKLPGDYRLDIGVSEDVAVATAPDVAFHLGVSKQF, from the coding sequence ATGAATAGGATGCTGCCGGTATCCCTGCTCCTCCTGCTCGCCATGGCCGGTCCGGCGGCGGCAGAGGATATGGAGATCACCCCCTTCCGCACCGTCAACCAGAGCCCGCTGGTACAGATCTTCGGACTTCCCCCACAGTCGGAGGCTACGGTCGCCCCTTCCGGGAAGACCGTCGTTAGCCTTGTGCAGGATGTGGCCAGCGACTACACCGTCAGTTCCACGTCCCGGGAGCAGATCCATCTGGACGGCGAATCCTACCGGTGGACCCTGGCGGCCCGCCATGGTTTCGGCGGACGTTTCGATGCGGGGTTTGAGATCCCCTATGTCCTCTACGGCGGCGGTTTTCTGGACAGCTTCATCATCGAATGGCACAAATTTTTCGGCCTGCCCCAGGGGGGACGCACCAGCGCCCCGAAGGGCCGCCTGCTCTTCAGCTATACCAAGGACGGCGTACAGAAACTCAAGATGGACCACGCCGATTCCGGCCTCGGCGATATCAGCCTGACGGGCGGGATGCAACTCTACGAGGCCCGGGACGGGGAATCCCACGACAGCCTGGCGCTGCGGGCCTCCCTCAAGCTGCCCAGCGGCGACAGCAATTCCCTGCGGGGCAGCGGCAGCACCGATGCCACCCTGGCCCTGTGCGGCAGTATGAACAACTTCACCGAATGGGGTTCCCTGGGCGTCTTCGGCTCCCTGGGGGGGATGGCCATGAGCGATGGGGATGTGCTGCGCGACCAGCAGCAGCACCTGGTCGGCTTCGGCACCGTCGGCCTGGGGTGGGGGCCATGGTCGCGGGTATCCTTCAAGTTCCAGCTCAACGCCCATACGGCCTTCTACCGGGGAAGCACCCTGGACGAACTCTCCAAGCCGTCTTTGATGCTGGTTTCCGGCGGGGCGATCAAGCTCCCCGGCGATTACCGGCTCGACATCGGCGTTTCCGAGGATGTGGCGGTTGCCACCGCCCCGGATGTGGCCTTTCACCTGGGGGTGAGCAAACAGTTCTGA
- a CDS encoding 3-isopropylmalate dehydratase small subunit, whose translation MKTFGGPALFLDRSDINTDEIIPAKYLTEITKEDLKPYILEDLKLPGFDPKGPRTKSARVVVSRANFGCGSSREHAPWVFEVNGITAVIAESFARIFRQNMFNCGMAAIELPKADLDQIFSHADDADTAIGIDIEAQSLTVSGGGKQKTFSFSLSPFDKALVLAGGWVDYADKNY comes from the coding sequence ATGAAGACATTCGGAGGCCCGGCCCTCTTCCTCGACCGTTCCGACATCAATACCGACGAGATCATCCCGGCCAAGTACCTGACCGAGATCACCAAGGAAGACCTGAAACCCTACATACTTGAAGACCTGAAGCTGCCCGGCTTCGACCCCAAGGGGCCGCGAACGAAATCGGCCCGGGTGGTCGTCTCCCGCGCCAATTTCGGCTGCGGCTCGTCCCGGGAGCATGCCCCCTGGGTGTTCGAGGTCAACGGCATCACCGCCGTGATCGCCGAGTCCTTTGCCCGCATCTTCCGCCAGAACATGTTCAACTGCGGCATGGCCGCCATCGAGCTGCCCAAGGCGGACCTGGACCAGATTTTCTCCCACGCCGACGACGCTGACACCGCCATCGGCATCGACATCGAGGCCCAGAGCCTGACCGTGAGCGGCGGCGGCAAACAGAAGACCTTCAGCTTCAGCCTGTCACCGTTCGACAAGGCCCTGGTGCTGGCCGGCGGCTGGGTCGATTACGCCGACAAGAACTACTGA
- a CDS encoding 3-isopropylmalate dehydratase large subunit → MGKTTAEKIFEAHLVEEPFPGTKVLKLDVVLCHEITTPIAIDDLVRRGKDRVFDPSRIKAVIDHVTPSKDSKTATQAKILRDWARRHAIRDFFDIGANGVCHALFPEKGFIRPGNTVIMGDSHTCTHGAFGAFAAGIGTTDLEVGILKGVCAFRQPKTIKFNVTGALPKGVYAKDVILHIIGRIGVNGATDRVMEFHGDTISAMTMESRMTLCNMAIEAGGTSGICQPDATTVEFLWPFIQGEFASKEAALAEYSRWAADADAEYDQVIDIDVTTLQPISTFGYKPDQVKFVADLPDTPLDQVYLGSCTNGRLEDLRIAAHVLKGKRIAPTVRGILSPATPKIYQEALHEGLIDTFMEAGFCITNPTCGACLGMSNGVLAEGEVCASTTNRNFMGRMGKGGMVHLMSPATAAASAIEGKIADPRKYL, encoded by the coding sequence ATGGGTAAAACCACAGCGGAAAAGATCTTTGAGGCGCACCTGGTCGAGGAGCCCTTCCCCGGCACCAAGGTGCTGAAACTGGACGTGGTGCTGTGCCACGAAATCACCACCCCCATCGCCATCGACGACCTGGTGCGGCGCGGCAAGGACCGGGTCTTCGACCCGTCCAGGATCAAGGCCGTCATCGACCACGTCACCCCCAGCAAGGACAGCAAGACCGCGACCCAGGCCAAGATCCTGCGCGACTGGGCCCGCCGCCACGCGATCCGCGACTTCTTCGATATCGGCGCCAACGGCGTCTGCCATGCCCTGTTCCCGGAAAAGGGCTTCATCCGCCCCGGCAACACGGTCATCATGGGCGACTCCCATACCTGCACCCACGGCGCGTTCGGCGCCTTTGCCGCGGGCATCGGCACCACCGACCTGGAGGTCGGCATCCTGAAAGGGGTCTGCGCCTTCCGCCAGCCCAAGACCATCAAGTTCAACGTCACCGGCGCCCTGCCCAAGGGGGTCTACGCCAAGGACGTCATCCTGCACATCATAGGCAGGATCGGCGTCAACGGCGCCACGGACCGGGTGATGGAATTCCACGGCGACACCATCAGCGCCATGACCATGGAGTCCCGCATGACCCTGTGCAACATGGCCATCGAGGCGGGCGGCACCTCCGGCATCTGCCAGCCCGACGCGACCACCGTGGAGTTCCTCTGGCCCTTCATCCAGGGAGAATTCGCCTCCAAGGAGGCCGCGCTGGCCGAATACTCCAGGTGGGCCGCCGATGCCGACGCCGAGTACGACCAAGTGATCGACATCGACGTCACCACGCTCCAGCCGATCTCCACCTTCGGCTATAAACCGGATCAGGTCAAGTTTGTGGCCGACCTGCCGGACACGCCGCTCGACCAGGTCTACCTCGGCTCCTGCACCAACGGCCGCCTGGAAGACCTGCGCATCGCGGCACACGTGTTGAAGGGAAAACGGATCGCCCCCACGGTGCGCGGCATCCTCTCCCCCGCCACGCCGAAGATCTACCAGGAGGCCCTGCACGAAGGGCTGATCGACACCTTCATGGAGGCCGGGTTCTGCATCACCAACCCCACCTGCGGCGCCTGCCTCGGGATGAGCAACGGCGTGCTGGCCGAGGGCGAGGTCTGCGCCTCCACCACCAACCGCAACTTCATGGGACGCATGGGCAAGGGGGGCATGGTGCACCTCATGTCGCCGGCCACCGCGGCAGCCTCGGCCATTGAAGGCAAGATCGCCGACCCGAGGAAGTACCTGTAA